Below is a genomic region from Citrobacter amalonaticus.
ATAGGGAAGAAGCGTTTAACCATGCGGTAAGCCAGATGCTGGGAGTAATCCTCAATTTCATCATCGTCATCACCGCTTTTAAGCATCATGACCGCCGTCCAGGCAACGATGATAGCGAAAACGACTTCAACGTAAGGCCCCAGACTCAGCAGGCTCGTACCGATGGCGACAAAGATGCCCCTGAAAACAATGGCACCAATGATCCCCCAGTAGAGAACGCGGTGGCGATAACGATCCGGAACGGCGAACCAGGAGAAGATGGCCATCATGACAAACAGGTTGTCGACCGACAGCACTTTCTCCAGTGCATAACCCGTGACAAACAGACTGGCAACCTCAGCACCGTGGTGGATATAGAGGAAACCGGCAAATGCCATCGCAACCACAACCCAGAATACGGACCAGAGCGCCGCACTCTTCAGGGAAATGGGCTTGTCATCACGGTGCATAAACAGGTCAATAAAGATGGCGCCGACTGAAAGCGCAATAAAAACAATGACCGTTTCAGTCGGGAAGCCGATGTGTGTTGAAACCATATTTTACCCTTAGGGATGTGGATCAGAGGCCAAATTCAGCCGGGTCGAAGCCCAACGCGAT
It encodes:
- the terC gene encoding tellurium resistance membrane protein TerC, translated to MVSTHIGFPTETVIVFIALSVGAIFIDLFMHRDDKPISLKSAALWSVFWVVVAMAFAGFLYIHHGAEVASLFVTGYALEKVLSVDNLFVMMAIFSWFAVPDRYRHRVLYWGIIGAIVFRGIFVAIGTSLLSLGPYVEVVFAIIVAWTAVMMLKSGDDDDEIEDYSQHLAYRMVKRFFPIWPKLRGHAFLLNQKEVDAELAKPENSDVTIGRGKKAALYATPLFLCVAVVELSDVMFAFDSVPAIIAVSREPLIVYSAMMFAILGLRTLYFVLEALKQYLVHLEKAVIVLLFFIAAKLGLNATDHIWHHGYSIAATTSLYVVLGVLALGILASVMFPGKPESEEKGS